The genomic segment GAGAAGCTGGAGCCGACCGCCCCGGAGACGACGATCGTCGACCTGTGCCTGCCCAGCCGCACCCTGGCGCCGGCCCTGGTGGACTGGTGGCGCGCCGGCTACCGCAACTTCGTCATCGAGAAGCCGTTCATGGTGCCGCAGGAGCTGGCCCGCGAGGTGGGGCAGGTCCTCGCCTCCTCGCGCGCCGTGCTCGTCCGCAACTATCTGCACTCCCGGGTGCACGCGACCGTGCGGGAACTGATCGACCTGTACGACCTCGAACCCGTGCTGTGCGTCACCAACTTCTCCAAGGACCGCCGGGCCGACAGCCTCCGCGGCCGGGGGGCCTCCGCCGACGGCCTGCCGACGGTCTACGAGGTGGAGATGCCGCACCAGCTCTACATCGGGGACGACCTGCTCGGAGCGGCCCGCTCCCTGGACCACGCCGAGGACCTGGACCCCATGGCTGGCGAGGACGGGCGGCTCCGGCTCGGCGAGGGCCTGCTGGTGGGCCGGGCCGCCTCCGGCGCCGCCTTCGTCCACTACTCGAACCTCCACCACCCCGCGGTCGTCCGCAGCCTGGACCTCTTCTGCCGCGGCCGGCTCTCGGTCCACGCCACCTACGCGCCCATCTGCGAGGAGTTCACCGACATCAAGGCCGGGGTGATCCTCGGCCGCGGGGACGCCGTGCTGGCCAAACAGCTCTTCACCGAGGACGACAACATGCACGGGATGATCTCCTCGGCCTACCACACCCTCCGCGGCGGGACGGGCGGCCGGCTCGGTCTGGACGAGGTGCTGCGCAGCGACGGACTCATCCGGTCCGCGATCGCAGGCGGCCCCGGATCCGGAGCCGGCGGCGCCGCCCCCGCCGCGTCCGCGCCGCGCACCGACCTCCTGCAGGAATGGGTGGTCGACTCCTTCCGGTCCGGGCTGGAGAACGGCACCGGCCGGTCCTTCCTGCGGTTCCTGGAAAGGCGCCAGCGCACGCGGCTGTCCGGCGTACTGCCGTCCCTGGACCCGGCCCGCGACGCCGTACCCGGCAGCCGCGGCACGCCCGGGCACGCGGTGAGAGGAGCCCTGGTCTGATGGCGATCGCAGTCGGCGGCCTGCTGCACGTCGCGGTGGTGACCCCGGACCTCGACCGCATGGCGGCGTTCTACACCGGCCTCTTCGGGGCCGAGGTGGTGAAGGACCTCTCCCTCACGACACCGGTGTTCGGGGAGGGCGTCGGGGTCCCCGGGGCCACCGCGCGCACCGTCCACCTGCGGCTCCCCGGCGCGTCCACCGTGGTGGAGCTGACCCAGTACGCGGCACACCACCCGGCGGCCGACCCGCGCGCCCCCGCCAACGCCCCCGGCCTGCGCCACCTGGCGCTCCGCGTGGACGACATCGGGGCCGCGGCCGGCGAACTGCGGGCCCGGGGCCACGAGGTGGTGGGCGGCCCCGTCGAAGTGGACCGGCCCGCCGCCGCACGCGGCACCTGGTTCCTCTACTTCCGCGACCCGGACGGCAATCTCGTCGAACTCATCGAGCCGCCCTCCCGCACCCCGGCGGCCGGGGGACCGGACGACGCGCGCACCCGCCCGGCCGGGGCCGGGAGCCCAACCGAAGCCGAGAGCGAAGGAAACCGCACATGAAGATCGGCCCAGCGCAGCGCACGCACGACGGTGACGAGACGGAGATCGCCGTCGAGGTGACCAGCGAGGCGAAGCCCACGGGCGACCGGCTGTGGTACCGCGTCGAGCGGCGCCACGCGCCGATGCTCACGGACACCATGGACCCCTTCCTGCTGGCCGCCCTCTTCGTCGCCATGCGGACGGGCGAGAGCCTGCACGCGGCCGGCGGGGTGACCGCCACGCTGCTGGAGAACCTGGAGGAGTTCCAGTCCGCCTGGCTGCAGTGGCGGCCCGAGCGCTACACCCGGGTGGAGATCACCGCCGACGAGGAACTCCCCGACCGCCCCGGCCCGGACGACCGCTCGGCGCTGCAGACGTTCTCCGGCGGGGCGGACAGCGCCTACACCACCATCCGCCACGTCAGCGGCGCGGCCGGGCGGGGATCGCTGCGTCTCACCGGAGCGGTCATGGTGCACGGCTTCGACATCCCGCTGGAGGAGCGCGGGTCGTACGAGACCCTCCGCGACCGCAGCGCTCCGCTCCTGGCCGGACAGGGCATCGAACTCCTGCCCGTCACCACGAACTTCCGCCAGCTGTGGCACAGCGACCTCAGCCACTGGGAGGACGCCTTCGGGACCGGTATGACCTCGGTGCTCACCCTCTTCAGCGGCCGGTTCCGGCACGGGCTCATCGCCAGCTCCGAACCGTACGGATCGCTGCTGCTGCCCTGGGGCTCCAA from the Streptomyces xinghaiensis S187 genome contains:
- a CDS encoding Gfo/Idh/MocA family oxidoreductase; translated protein: MDVVIVGAGKAGSLHYRAYSRLGRSGVLDRTRIRFVDPRERAGAELAALLRADGLPENVVAAREKLEPTAPETTIVDLCLPSRTLAPALVDWWRAGYRNFVIEKPFMVPQELAREVGQVLASSRAVLVRNYLHSRVHATVRELIDLYDLEPVLCVTNFSKDRRADSLRGRGASADGLPTVYEVEMPHQLYIGDDLLGAARSLDHAEDLDPMAGEDGRLRLGEGLLVGRAASGAAFVHYSNLHHPAVVRSLDLFCRGRLSVHATYAPICEEFTDIKAGVILGRGDAVLAKQLFTEDDNMHGMISSAYHTLRGGTGGRLGLDEVLRSDGLIRSAIAGGPGSGAGGAAPAASAPRTDLLQEWVVDSFRSGLENGTGRSFLRFLERRQRTRLSGVLPSLDPARDAVPGSRGTPGHAVRGALV
- a CDS encoding VOC family protein, whose translation is MAIAVGGLLHVAVVTPDLDRMAAFYTGLFGAEVVKDLSLTTPVFGEGVGVPGATARTVHLRLPGASTVVELTQYAAHHPAADPRAPANAPGLRHLALRVDDIGAAAGELRARGHEVVGGPVEVDRPAAARGTWFLYFRDPDGNLVELIEPPSRTPAAGGPDDARTRPAGAGSPTEAESEGNRT